From the Leifsonia sp. AG29 genome, one window contains:
- a CDS encoding Gfo/Idh/MocA family protein, with the protein MTEAPRLRVAMIGYGFMGAAHSQGWRVAPRFFDLAAEPVMSTIVGRDAARVEDARRRFGWERSETDWRQVVDDPSIDVVDICSPGSSHAEIAIAALDADKHVLCEKPLANTVGEAEAMADAAARAAARGVRSMVGFSYRRVPAIAHARALVREGRLGTIRQVRALYLQDWLTDENGPMTWRLDKEAAGSGSLGDIGAHAVDLVEHLTGSALETVSGTVTTFVEERPLLGETVGLSGTASTERGRVTVDDAAWFTARLTGGAAEGAIGAFEATRYATGRKNSLRIELSGSRGAIAFDLESMNELQVYDATDPAGDQGFKRIIVTEPEHPYMANWWPTGHAIGYEHAFSHEVKDFVDAITAGADPEPSFADGLHVQRVLDAVERSAATGSAWTSVEADGARKES; encoded by the coding sequence ATGACGGAGGCGCCTCGGTTGCGCGTGGCGATGATCGGGTACGGCTTCATGGGGGCCGCCCACTCGCAGGGCTGGCGCGTCGCGCCCCGGTTCTTCGACCTCGCCGCCGAGCCTGTGATGAGCACCATCGTGGGCCGCGACGCGGCCCGCGTGGAGGACGCCCGCCGCCGCTTCGGGTGGGAGCGGTCCGAGACGGACTGGCGCCAGGTCGTCGACGACCCGTCCATCGACGTGGTCGACATCTGCTCACCGGGTTCGTCGCACGCGGAGATCGCGATCGCGGCCCTCGACGCGGACAAGCACGTGCTGTGCGAGAAGCCGCTGGCGAACACGGTCGGTGAGGCGGAGGCGATGGCCGACGCCGCCGCCCGAGCCGCCGCGCGGGGCGTCCGGTCGATGGTCGGCTTCAGCTACCGGCGCGTGCCCGCGATCGCACACGCCCGCGCCCTGGTCCGGGAGGGACGGCTCGGCACGATCCGCCAGGTCCGCGCGCTGTACCTCCAGGACTGGCTCACGGACGAGAACGGACCCATGACCTGGCGGCTCGATAAGGAGGCGGCCGGCTCCGGCTCGCTCGGCGACATCGGGGCGCACGCGGTCGATCTCGTCGAGCACCTGACCGGCTCCGCGCTCGAGACGGTGAGCGGCACCGTGACGACCTTCGTGGAGGAACGCCCCCTGCTCGGTGAGACGGTCGGCCTGTCCGGCACCGCCTCCACCGAACGCGGCCGCGTGACGGTCGACGACGCGGCCTGGTTCACCGCTCGCCTGACCGGAGGCGCGGCCGAGGGAGCCATCGGCGCCTTCGAGGCGACGAGGTACGCCACGGGCCGCAAGAACTCTCTCCGCATCGAGCTGAGCGGTTCGCGCGGGGCCATCGCCTTCGACCTCGAGTCGATGAACGAGCTGCAGGTCTACGACGCCACCGATCCGGCGGGGGACCAGGGTTTCAAACGGATCATCGTCACCGAGCCGGAGCACCCGTACATGGCGAACTGGTGGCCCACCGGCCACGCGATCGGATACGAGCACGCTTTCAGCCACGAGGTGAAGGACTTCGTCGACGCGATCACGGCGGGCGCCGACCCGGAGCCGTCGTTCGCCGACGGCCTCCACGTCCAGCGAGTGCTGGACGCGGTGGAACGGAGCGCGGCAACGGGCAGCGCCTGGACCAGCGTCGAAGCGGATGGAGCACGGAAGGAATCATGA
- a CDS encoding ThuA domain-containing protein, translated as MSRQALVVRGGWDGHMPVETTDLFIPFLEANGFDVRVEEGSRVYADDAFMPTVDLIVQVNTMNRIEPGEFAGLQAAVLNGAGMAGWHGGIADSYRENADYLHMIGGQFAHHAGKDPAERVGDQSDNYIPYTVHITEYGKAHPITQGVDDFDLVTEQYWVLSDEYNDVLATTTQAARPWDAWNRPVTAPAIWTRQWGKGRIFVSAPGHRLEVVESQPVRTIIERGLLWAAR; from the coding sequence ATGAGCAGGCAGGCACTCGTCGTGAGGGGCGGCTGGGACGGGCACATGCCCGTCGAGACCACCGACCTCTTCATCCCGTTCCTGGAGGCGAACGGCTTCGACGTCCGCGTGGAGGAGGGCAGCCGCGTCTACGCGGACGACGCCTTCATGCCGACGGTGGACCTGATCGTTCAGGTCAACACGATGAACCGCATCGAGCCCGGCGAGTTCGCGGGACTCCAGGCAGCCGTGCTGAACGGCGCCGGGATGGCCGGCTGGCACGGCGGCATCGCGGACTCGTACCGCGAGAATGCGGACTACCTCCACATGATCGGCGGACAGTTCGCCCACCACGCCGGCAAGGACCCGGCTGAGCGGGTCGGAGACCAGTCCGACAACTACATCCCGTACACCGTGCACATCACCGAGTACGGGAAGGCCCACCCGATCACGCAGGGTGTCGACGACTTCGACCTGGTGACGGAGCAGTACTGGGTGCTGAGCGACGAGTACAACGACGTCCTCGCGACGACCACGCAGGCCGCGCGGCCTTGGGACGCGTGGAACCGGCCGGTCACCGCGCCGGCCATCTGGACCCGGCAGTGGGGGAAGGGGCGCATCTTCGTCTCGGCACCCGGCCACCGGCTCGAGGTCGTCGAGAGCCAGCCGGTTCGCACGATCATCGAGAGGGGGCTGCTGTGGGCGGCCCGCTGA
- the yicI gene encoding alpha-xylosidase has translation MKFTDGFWMLRDGVTPVYAQEAYDVCAGDGTLTVTAPGKVIERRGDTLNRPTLTVTLSSPLANVVRVRVDHWQGAREGRGFELRAEPGHASVSVDDESGMLRSGDLSATVRRGAPWSLTFSAGEPGSGEERVLTASGAKSLGYLTVAGDGPYVHEQLSLGVGELVYGLGERFGPLVKNGQVVDVWNADGGTSSEQAYKNVPFYLTNRGYGVFVNHPGHVSYEVGSETVERVQFSVAGESLEYFLIYGPSPKQILERYTALTGRPASVPAWSYGLWLSTSFTTSYDEETVNSFIDGMAERDLPLSVFHFDCFWMREFNWCDFEWDPRTFPDPEGMLARLHGKDLRVCVWLNPYIGQRSPLFAEAAAAGYLVKRPNGDVWQWDMWQAGMGLVDFTNPEATRWFQEKLRHLVAQGVDCFKTDFGERIPLEVEYFDGTSPERMHNLYTQLYNEAVFEVLEEARGEGEAVLFARSATTGGQRLPVHWGGDNTSSYESMAETLRGGLSLAFSGFGFWSHDIGGFEGTPDPGVFKRWTAFGLLSSHSRLHGSDSVRVPWAFDEEAVEVTRRFTKLKLRLMPYLFAAGGEAHAHGTPLMRPIQLEFPGDPAVEYLDRQYMLGSDLLVAPVFSPSEVSFYLPAGRWTEFFSGRVVEGGRWLHESHGFDSLPLYVREGAVLPLSAREDRPDHDYREGLTLAVYPGEDGERSVTVTTPEGAVAEYTVVRSGDALGATGPGEYPFRLVDVATGREVVASGGRASIG, from the coding sequence ATGAAGTTCACCGACGGTTTCTGGATGCTCCGCGACGGCGTCACGCCGGTCTACGCCCAGGAGGCGTACGACGTGTGCGCCGGCGACGGCACCCTCACGGTCACCGCGCCCGGCAAGGTCATCGAGCGGCGCGGCGACACGCTCAACCGCCCGACCCTGACGGTCACCCTGTCGTCGCCGCTCGCGAACGTGGTCCGGGTGCGCGTCGACCACTGGCAGGGCGCCCGGGAGGGACGCGGCTTCGAACTGCGGGCCGAGCCCGGTCACGCCAGCGTGAGCGTCGACGACGAGTCCGGGATGCTCCGCAGCGGTGATCTGTCCGCGACCGTCCGTCGCGGTGCGCCCTGGTCGCTGACGTTCTCGGCGGGGGAGCCCGGATCGGGCGAGGAGCGCGTGCTCACCGCGAGCGGGGCCAAATCCCTCGGCTATCTGACGGTAGCGGGCGATGGCCCCTACGTGCACGAGCAGCTCTCGCTCGGCGTCGGCGAGCTCGTCTACGGCCTCGGAGAGAGATTCGGGCCGCTCGTGAAGAACGGCCAGGTCGTCGACGTGTGGAACGCCGACGGGGGCACCTCCAGCGAGCAGGCCTATAAGAACGTCCCCTTCTATCTGACGAACCGCGGGTATGGCGTGTTCGTGAACCACCCCGGCCACGTCTCCTACGAGGTCGGGTCCGAGACGGTCGAGCGGGTGCAGTTCTCGGTGGCCGGCGAGTCGCTCGAGTACTTCCTCATCTACGGGCCGAGCCCGAAGCAGATCCTCGAGCGGTACACCGCACTGACCGGTCGCCCGGCGTCCGTCCCGGCCTGGTCGTACGGGCTGTGGCTGTCGACGAGCTTCACCACCTCCTACGACGAGGAGACGGTCAACTCGTTCATCGACGGCATGGCCGAGCGCGACCTCCCGCTGAGCGTGTTCCACTTCGACTGCTTCTGGATGCGCGAGTTCAACTGGTGCGACTTCGAGTGGGACCCGCGCACCTTCCCCGACCCCGAGGGGATGCTCGCGCGCCTCCACGGCAAGGACCTCCGCGTGTGCGTCTGGCTGAACCCGTACATCGGGCAACGGTCGCCGCTGTTCGCCGAGGCGGCGGCCGCCGGCTACCTCGTCAAGCGCCCGAACGGCGACGTCTGGCAGTGGGACATGTGGCAGGCGGGCATGGGGCTCGTCGACTTCACGAACCCGGAGGCGACCCGCTGGTTCCAGGAGAAGCTCCGGCATCTCGTGGCGCAGGGCGTCGACTGCTTCAAGACCGACTTCGGCGAGCGGATCCCGCTCGAGGTGGAGTACTTCGACGGCACCTCGCCGGAGCGCATGCACAACCTCTACACGCAGCTCTACAATGAGGCCGTCTTCGAGGTGCTCGAGGAGGCGCGCGGCGAGGGCGAGGCCGTGCTCTTCGCCCGGTCCGCGACCACCGGCGGGCAGCGCCTCCCGGTGCACTGGGGAGGGGACAACACCTCCAGCTACGAGTCGATGGCGGAGACCCTGCGCGGCGGGCTGTCGCTCGCCTTCAGCGGGTTCGGCTTCTGGAGCCATGACATCGGCGGCTTCGAGGGGACGCCCGACCCCGGCGTGTTCAAGCGCTGGACGGCGTTCGGCCTCCTCTCGAGCCACTCGCGCCTCCACGGGAGCGACTCGGTGCGCGTGCCGTGGGCGTTCGACGAGGAGGCGGTGGAGGTCACCCGCCGCTTCACGAAGCTGAAGCTGCGCCTCATGCCGTACCTGTTCGCCGCGGGCGGGGAGGCGCACGCCCACGGGACCCCGCTCATGCGCCCGATACAGCTGGAGTTCCCCGGCGATCCGGCCGTCGAGTACCTGGACCGCCAGTACATGCTCGGCAGCGACCTGCTCGTGGCCCCCGTCTTCTCGCCGTCGGAGGTGTCGTTCTACCTCCCGGCCGGCCGCTGGACCGAGTTCTTCTCGGGACGCGTCGTCGAGGGCGGACGCTGGCTCCACGAGTCGCACGGATTCGACAGCCTGCCGCTGTATGTGCGCGAAGGGGCGGTCCTGCCGCTCAGCGCCCGGGAGGATCGGCCCGACCACGACTACCGGGAAGGGCTGACCCTCGCTGTCTATCCCGGTGAGGACGGCGAACGCAGCGTCACCGTGACGACGCCCGAGGGCGCGGTCGCCGAGTACACCGTTGTCCGGTCCGGTGACGCGCTGGGGGCGACCGGCCCGGGGGAGTACCCGTTCCGGCTCGTGGACGTCGCCACGGGACGCGAGGTCGTCGCCTCGGGCGGTCGCGCCTCCATCGGGTAA
- a CDS encoding carbohydrate ABC transporter permease: MSTTIARPESSTATPPERRLTRQKPRKTTADCVILAVAIVIGVAIAFPFLLILINSFKSPADYNAGGPLQLPTSFYTDGIVNFWNRVNFPEKLWNSVFISGVVSILAVVISVLNAYALGIGRVKARTWIIVLFLLANMLPQEALLYPLYFMFKQVGLYDNVWSVIIIFTVIQSAFGTYLLSSVYGTFPKEVLEAASLDGAGKWRILWRVVVPISRPTLSVLLIFFFIWTWNEFLIPLTFLVSNDNQTVPVAISVLQGDRLMDVTTTSASALLGLIPTLVFFLIFQRTLTRGITAGAVK, from the coding sequence ATGTCCACGACCATCGCCCGCCCCGAGTCGAGCACGGCCACCCCTCCGGAGCGCCGGCTCACCCGGCAGAAGCCGCGCAAGACGACCGCCGACTGCGTCATCCTCGCCGTCGCGATCGTGATCGGCGTCGCCATCGCCTTCCCGTTCCTGCTCATCCTGATCAACTCGTTCAAGAGCCCGGCGGACTACAACGCGGGCGGCCCCCTCCAGCTGCCGACGTCGTTCTACACGGACGGCATCGTGAACTTCTGGAACCGGGTGAACTTCCCCGAGAAGCTGTGGAACTCGGTCTTCATCTCCGGCGTGGTGTCGATCCTCGCGGTCGTCATCTCGGTGCTCAACGCCTACGCGCTCGGTATCGGGAGGGTGAAGGCGCGCACCTGGATCATCGTCCTGTTCCTGCTGGCCAACATGCTCCCGCAGGAGGCGCTGCTCTACCCGCTGTACTTCATGTTCAAGCAGGTGGGCCTGTACGACAACGTGTGGAGCGTCATCATCATCTTCACGGTGATCCAGAGCGCGTTCGGCACCTATCTGCTGTCGAGCGTCTACGGCACCTTCCCGAAGGAGGTGCTCGAGGCGGCTTCGCTCGACGGCGCGGGCAAGTGGCGCATCCTGTGGCGCGTCGTCGTGCCGATCTCGCGCCCGACCCTCAGCGTGCTCCTCATCTTCTTCTTCATCTGGACCTGGAACGAGTTCCTGATCCCGCTCACCTTCCTCGTGTCGAACGACAACCAGACGGTGCCCGTGGCGATCAGCGTGCTGCAGGGCGACCGCCTCATGGACGTGACCACCACCTCCGCGTCGGCGCTGCTCGGCCTCATCCCGACGCTCGTCTTCTTCCTCATCTTCCAGCGCACCCTGACCCGCGGCATCACGGCCGGCGCGGTCAAGTAA
- a CDS encoding ROK family transcriptional regulator, whose amino-acid sequence MSASELSTVRPATGGATDALRRSNLATVLGMVHRDGALTRSDLTRLTGLNRSTVGDLVAELQGLGLVEVDEAHVAPGRAGRPSPLVKVSDGVAAVAVNPEVDAVIVGLVGLGGRVLKRVRIETASARSAAETVTLASAGIAGMLAGETRVRIAGIGVAVPGQVRLSDGMVREATHFGWVDEPLAAMLGAATGLRVWAANAAVLGLRAESAFGAGRGVDDLVYMIGGASGVGGGVISGGRLLTGAAGYAGEFGHTFVRSDGRDCSCGSRGCLEAEVTQAELLASVGLASSDAARLGDALEASDDPAAVEIAARDYAYLRIACRNAVNVFNPSVLVLGGFLAALYRGARAHDAADLLEEVVHSSRDGVEIREAALGTDQMLIGAAELVFADLISDPARALAGAA is encoded by the coding sequence ATGTCCGCATCCGAGCTGAGCACCGTCCGGCCCGCCACGGGAGGCGCGACCGACGCGCTCCGGCGGAGCAACCTCGCGACGGTGCTCGGGATGGTGCATCGTGACGGCGCCCTCACCCGGAGCGACCTGACGCGACTGACCGGCCTCAACCGCTCGACGGTCGGCGATCTCGTCGCCGAGCTCCAGGGGCTCGGCCTGGTCGAGGTCGACGAGGCCCATGTCGCGCCGGGGCGCGCCGGCCGTCCGAGCCCGCTCGTCAAGGTCTCCGACGGCGTCGCGGCCGTCGCGGTGAACCCCGAGGTCGACGCCGTGATCGTCGGCCTCGTCGGGCTCGGCGGGCGGGTGCTGAAGCGGGTTCGCATCGAGACGGCCTCGGCGCGGTCCGCGGCGGAGACGGTGACGCTCGCGTCGGCCGGGATCGCCGGGATGCTCGCGGGGGAGACCCGGGTGCGCATCGCGGGCATCGGGGTGGCGGTCCCCGGTCAGGTGCGGCTCTCCGACGGGATGGTGCGCGAGGCCACGCACTTCGGCTGGGTCGACGAGCCGCTCGCCGCGATGCTCGGCGCCGCCACGGGCCTGAGGGTGTGGGCGGCCAATGCCGCCGTGCTCGGCCTGCGCGCCGAGAGCGCATTCGGGGCGGGCCGCGGCGTCGACGACCTCGTCTACATGATCGGCGGCGCCTCGGGTGTCGGCGGCGGCGTGATCAGCGGTGGGCGCCTCCTCACCGGTGCGGCCGGATACGCCGGCGAGTTCGGGCACACCTTCGTGCGTTCCGACGGCCGCGACTGCTCGTGCGGTTCGCGCGGCTGCCTGGAGGCGGAGGTGACGCAGGCCGAGCTCCTCGCGTCGGTGGGCCTCGCCTCCTCGGATGCCGCCCGGCTCGGCGACGCTCTGGAGGCGAGCGACGATCCGGCCGCCGTCGAGATCGCCGCCCGCGACTACGCGTACCTTCGGATCGCTTGCCGGAACGCGGTCAACGTGTTCAACCCGTCCGTCCTCGTGCTCGGCGGGTTTCTCGCCGCCCTGTACCGGGGTGCGCGCGCACACGACGCCGCGGATCTGCTCGAGGAGGTCGTGCACTCCTCCCGTGACGGCGTCGAGATCCGGGAGGCGGCGCTCGGCACCGACCAGATGCTGATCGGGGCGGCCGAGCTGGTCTTCGCCGACCTCATCTCCGACCCGGCGCGCGCTCTCGCCGGGGCCGCCTGA
- a CDS encoding ABC transporter substrate-binding protein, whose protein sequence is MRKRHLAFGAILAAGALMLAGCSGSSDAGSASTDGKGKTLTLWHYESQDSAMGKAWDEAIKEFETETGAKVKFEAKSFEQIRSTASQVLNSNQAPDILEYNKGNATAGLLASQGLLTNLDDAVKKYGWDKKLAKSLQTTARYDDKGIMGSGSWYGVPDYGEYVEVYYNKDMFAKYGIEVPKTFDGFVSALQKFKDNGVTPLAESAAEYPLGQLWYQLALSKADRSWVDDYQLYKGKVDWQGKELSYATQTVDDWVNKGYISKDSSGLKAEDAGTSFISGKYPIFFSGSWWYGRFQTEIKDYQWGTFLFPGAKMSPGSAGNMWVVPQNAKNKALAEKFIDITMTPKIQAIIGNNGGVPVAAKTSDITDAKSKELIANFNALTGEDGIAYYPDWPTPTFYDQLNAGLQELINGTKSPAAVNKELGGEYQDGVDQIVNQ, encoded by the coding sequence ATGCGCAAGAGGCACCTCGCGTTCGGCGCGATCCTCGCCGCCGGTGCCCTGATGCTCGCGGGATGCTCCGGGTCGTCCGACGCCGGCTCCGCGAGCACCGACGGCAAGGGCAAGACGCTCACCCTGTGGCACTACGAGAGCCAGGACTCGGCGATGGGCAAGGCCTGGGACGAGGCCATCAAGGAGTTCGAGACCGAGACCGGCGCGAAGGTGAAGTTCGAGGCGAAGAGCTTCGAGCAGATCCGCTCCACCGCCTCCCAGGTGCTCAACTCGAACCAGGCGCCGGACATCCTCGAGTACAACAAGGGCAACGCGACGGCGGGCCTCCTGGCCAGCCAGGGTCTGCTCACGAACCTCGACGACGCCGTGAAGAAGTACGGGTGGGACAAGAAGCTCGCCAAGAGCCTCCAGACCACGGCACGGTACGACGACAAGGGCATCATGGGCTCCGGCTCGTGGTACGGCGTCCCGGACTACGGCGAGTACGTCGAGGTCTACTACAACAAGGACATGTTCGCGAAGTACGGCATCGAGGTGCCGAAGACCTTCGACGGGTTCGTCTCGGCCCTGCAGAAGTTCAAGGACAACGGCGTCACGCCGCTCGCCGAGTCCGCAGCAGAGTACCCCCTCGGGCAGCTCTGGTACCAGCTCGCTCTGAGCAAGGCCGACCGCAGCTGGGTCGACGACTACCAGCTCTACAAGGGCAAGGTGGACTGGCAGGGCAAGGAGCTGTCCTACGCCACGCAGACGGTCGACGACTGGGTGAACAAGGGCTACATCTCCAAGGACTCCTCGGGGCTCAAGGCCGAGGACGCCGGCACCTCGTTCATCTCCGGGAAGTACCCGATTTTCTTCTCGGGCAGCTGGTGGTACGGCCGGTTCCAGACCGAGATCAAGGACTACCAGTGGGGCACGTTCCTCTTCCCGGGCGCGAAGATGTCGCCCGGATCCGCCGGCAACATGTGGGTCGTCCCGCAGAACGCGAAGAACAAGGCGCTCGCCGAGAAGTTCATCGACATCACGATGACCCCGAAGATCCAGGCGATCATCGGCAACAACGGCGGCGTGCCCGTCGCGGCGAAGACGAGCGACATCACCGACGCCAAGTCGAAGGAGCTCATCGCGAACTTCAACGCCCTGACCGGTGAGGACGGCATCGCCTACTACCCCGACTGGCCCACGCCGACGTTCTACGACCAGCTCAACGCCGGCCTCCAGGAGCTGATCAACGGGACGAAGTCCCCGGCCGCCGTCAACAAGGAGCTCGGCGGCGAGTATCAGGACGGCGTCGACCAGATCGTCAACCAGTAG
- a CDS encoding carbohydrate ABC transporter permease yields the protein MSIAVKERGRSESLLPASGRGSFWWYLLPGFVLLAVIVLIPLVWNVYLSFTSYRGIRPPKFIGLHNWVRLFQDEKFWTSFGNSIAMILAMVIIPTLVGLILAAMLFDLVGKKFGGRLASFLRATYYLPQILPVVIAAIVIGWILRPDNGALNQILAAVGLGELQHNWLGSPDTALASIMAVMVWVQIGYPVVIFMAALQRVDPELYEAAELDGANWFQRFRSITVTIIRPEIFVVTLTCTIAALKVFGPVYTLTRGGPGTATMVPSYYSYSEFFQSQQVGYGATIATALTVVIIAVSILFIVAQNRAERRENER from the coding sequence ATGAGTATCGCGGTGAAGGAACGCGGGCGCAGCGAGTCGCTGCTGCCGGCGAGCGGGCGCGGTTCGTTCTGGTGGTATCTGCTGCCGGGCTTCGTGCTGCTGGCGGTGATCGTCCTGATCCCGCTCGTGTGGAACGTCTACCTGAGCTTCACGAGCTACCGGGGCATCCGGCCGCCGAAGTTCATCGGCCTGCATAACTGGGTGCGCCTGTTCCAGGACGAGAAGTTCTGGACCTCGTTCGGCAACTCGATCGCGATGATCCTCGCGATGGTGATCATCCCGACCCTTGTCGGCCTCATCCTCGCGGCGATGCTGTTCGACCTCGTCGGCAAGAAGTTCGGCGGGAGGCTCGCGAGCTTCCTGCGCGCGACCTACTACCTCCCGCAGATCCTCCCCGTGGTGATCGCCGCCATCGTCATCGGCTGGATCCTCCGGCCCGACAACGGCGCGCTCAACCAGATCCTCGCGGCGGTCGGGCTCGGCGAGCTGCAGCACAACTGGCTCGGCAGCCCGGACACGGCTCTCGCGTCGATCATGGCGGTGATGGTCTGGGTGCAGATCGGCTACCCGGTCGTCATCTTCATGGCCGCGCTCCAGCGGGTCGACCCCGAGCTCTACGAGGCGGCCGAATTGGACGGGGCCAACTGGTTCCAGCGGTTCCGGTCGATCACCGTCACGATCATCCGGCCGGAGATCTTCGTCGTGACCCTCACCTGCACGATCGCGGCGCTCAAAGTGTTCGGACCCGTCTACACGCTGACCCGCGGCGGTCCCGGCACGGCGACGATGGTGCCGAGCTACTACTCGTACAGCGAGTTCTTCCAGAGCCAGCAGGTGGGTTACGGCGCGACGATCGCGACCGCTCTGACGGTCGTCATCATCGCCGTCTCCATCCTCTTCATCGTCGCCCAGAACCGGGCCGAGCGCAGGGAGAACGAGCGCTGA
- a CDS encoding Gfo/Idh/MocA family protein codes for MGGPLSVGVIGVGVISRQYFEHISRLPNLRLAAVADLDLERTATVAEEQGVEGLSVDELLAHPGVDAVLNLTIPKAHAEVALRALDAGKHVYEEKPLALTTAEARPVIDRAEALGLRVGSAPDTVLGTGIQTARALLDEGRIGHPVGAAVAWSSPGHELWHPAPAFYYQPGGGPLFDMGPYYLTSLVTFFGPVARVSGATRRSTRERTVGTGPQAGTVVPVDVDTHVTAILEHASGVVSTVTVSFDVWATETPKFEVYGTAGTIAVPDPNMFSDTVRVATAADREFREVEALAGYTDAGRGFGLADMAHAIETGRTHRASGELAFHVLDIMEAVLRAGAEHTVVELASTVDRPDPVPQGTRPDSW; via the coding sequence GTGGGCGGCCCGCTGAGCGTCGGAGTCATCGGCGTCGGAGTGATCAGCCGGCAGTACTTCGAGCACATTTCGCGCCTCCCGAACCTGCGGCTCGCCGCGGTCGCCGATCTCGACCTCGAGCGCACTGCGACGGTCGCCGAGGAGCAGGGCGTGGAGGGGCTGAGCGTCGACGAGCTGCTGGCCCACCCGGGCGTCGACGCCGTTCTCAACCTGACGATCCCGAAGGCGCACGCCGAGGTCGCCCTCCGCGCCCTGGACGCGGGCAAGCACGTCTACGAGGAGAAGCCGCTGGCGCTCACGACGGCGGAGGCACGTCCCGTCATCGACCGGGCGGAGGCGCTGGGCCTGCGGGTCGGCAGCGCGCCGGACACCGTGCTCGGCACCGGCATCCAGACGGCTCGGGCGCTGCTCGACGAGGGCCGCATCGGCCACCCGGTCGGCGCGGCCGTCGCCTGGAGCTCGCCGGGGCACGAGCTCTGGCACCCGGCGCCCGCGTTCTACTACCAGCCGGGTGGCGGCCCGCTCTTCGATATGGGGCCGTACTACCTGACCTCGCTCGTGACGTTCTTCGGCCCGGTGGCTCGGGTCTCGGGAGCGACGCGCCGTTCGACGCGCGAGCGCACGGTCGGGACCGGACCCCAGGCGGGCACGGTCGTCCCCGTGGACGTCGACACGCACGTGACCGCGATCTTGGAGCACGCCTCCGGCGTCGTCTCGACCGTCACCGTGTCGTTCGACGTCTGGGCGACCGAAACCCCGAAGTTCGAGGTCTACGGGACGGCCGGAACGATCGCCGTGCCGGACCCCAACATGTTCTCGGACACGGTGCGCGTGGCGACAGCAGCCGATCGCGAGTTCCGCGAGGTGGAGGCGCTCGCCGGCTACACGGACGCCGGCCGCGGTTTCGGGCTCGCCGACATGGCCCACGCGATCGAGACCGGCCGCACGCACCGGGCCTCGGGCGAGCTGGCGTTCCACGTGCTCGACATCATGGAGGCGGTGCTCCGGGCCGGCGCGGAGCACACGGTCGTGGAGCTCGCCTCCACGGTCGACCGCCCGGACCCGGTGCCCCAGGGAACGCGCCCGGACTCGTGGTGA
- a CDS encoding ROK family transcriptional regulator: MNGRTTAGNNLDTVRRHNLSIVLGIVHRRGPVARSVLTQETGLNRSTIGALVAELVELGLVVERDPETSNRVGRPSPLIAANGRVVAIAVNPEIDAVTVGVVGLDARVHRRVRYPTGHVPTAREAAAIAAAVVDGLRPDLAAATRVVGVGVAVPGLVREEDGVVRLAPHLEWAEEPFAAELAAATGYPALAANDASLGANAERLFGAGRGASDIVYLNGGASGIGAGVIVGGEPLTGISGYAGELGHTLVNSSGIRCHCGAIGCLETEVSQRSLLRVLGMEAADNDELARALSAAVARGDASVIAEVDRQLGYLSTALRNATNVFDPERIVLGGFLGALHALAPERLPAMVAEQALAASAERLSIVRAALGSDILMIGAAELAFSPLLAAPAS; the protein is encoded by the coding sequence ATGAACGGCAGGACGACGGCGGGGAACAACCTCGACACGGTGCGCAGGCACAACCTGTCGATCGTGCTCGGGATCGTCCACCGCCGCGGCCCCGTCGCCCGCTCGGTGCTCACGCAGGAGACCGGCCTCAACCGCTCGACGATCGGCGCGCTGGTCGCGGAGCTCGTCGAGCTCGGTCTCGTGGTCGAGCGCGACCCCGAGACGAGCAACCGGGTCGGCCGGCCCTCGCCGCTCATCGCGGCGAACGGGCGTGTCGTGGCGATCGCGGTGAACCCGGAGATCGACGCCGTCACCGTCGGCGTCGTCGGGCTCGACGCCCGCGTTCACCGGCGCGTGCGGTACCCCACCGGACACGTCCCGACGGCGAGGGAGGCGGCGGCCATCGCAGCCGCCGTGGTCGACGGATTGCGGCCCGACCTCGCGGCCGCGACCCGGGTCGTCGGCGTCGGCGTGGCCGTTCCGGGGCTGGTCCGCGAGGAGGACGGCGTCGTCCGCCTGGCCCCGCATCTCGAGTGGGCGGAGGAGCCGTTCGCCGCGGAGCTCGCCGCAGCCACGGGCTACCCGGCGCTCGCGGCGAACGACGCCAGCCTCGGCGCGAACGCCGAACGCCTGTTCGGGGCGGGCCGAGGTGCGTCCGACATCGTCTATCTCAACGGCGGTGCCTCCGGCATCGGCGCGGGCGTGATCGTCGGCGGGGAGCCCCTGACCGGCATCAGCGGCTACGCGGGCGAGCTCGGGCACACGCTGGTGAACTCGTCGGGTATCCGCTGCCACTGCGGCGCGATCGGCTGTCTCGAGACCGAGGTGAGCCAGCGTTCCCTGCTGCGAGTGCTGGGGATGGAGGCGGCCGACAACGACGAGCTCGCCCGTGCACTCTCGGCCGCCGTCGCCCGCGGCGATGCATCCGTCATCGCCGAAGTGGACCGCCAGCTCGGGTACCTCTCCACCGCCCTCCGCAATGCGACGAACGTCTTCGATCCGGAGCGCATCGTCCTGGGCGGCTTCCTCGGGGCGCTGCACGCGCTCGCCCCGGAACGGCTCCCGGCGATGGTGGCGGAGCAGGCGCTCGCCGCATCGGCGGAGCGTCTCTCCATCGTCCGCGCCGCCCTCGGCTCCGACATCCTGATGATCGGCGCGGCCGAGCTCGCGTTCTCCCCGCTGCTCGCGGCGCCCGCCTCCTGA